In the Hordeum vulgare subsp. vulgare chromosome 7H, MorexV3_pseudomolecules_assembly, whole genome shotgun sequence genome, one interval contains:
- the LOC123410023 gene encoding sm-like protein LSM7 isoform X1: MSGRKETVLDLAKFVDKGVQVKLTGGRQVYPNATRADSGICTPPVTGTLKGYDQLLNLVLDEAIEFEREQDDPLKLSAKTRQLGLIVCRGTAVMLVSPTEGTEEIKNPFQEADGEQTTRS, encoded by the exons ATG TCGGGGCGCAAGGAGACGGTGCTGGACCTGGCCAAGTTCGTCGACAAGGGCGTCCAGGTCAAGCTCACCGGCGGCAGGCAAG TTTATCCCAATGCGACGCGTGCTGACTCTGGCATTTGTACACCTCCAGTTACAGGAACTTTGAAGGGCTATGACCAGCTTCTGAACTTGGTGCTTGATGAAGCCATTGAGTTTGAAAGAG AGCAAGATGATCCATTGAAACTATCGGCAAAAACCAGACAGCTTGGTCTCATT GTCTGCAGGGGCACAGCGGTGATGCTTGTATCGCCAACCGAGGGAACAGAGGAGATCAAAAACCCCTTCCAAGAGGCTGATGGGGAACAAACCACTCGCTCGTAA
- the LOC123410023 gene encoding sm-like protein LSM7 isoform X2, protein MSGRKETVLDLAKFVDKGVQVKLTGGRQVTGTLKGYDQLLNLVLDEAIEFEREQDDPLKLSAKTRQLGLIVCRGTAVMLVSPTEGTEEIKNPFQEADGEQTTRS, encoded by the exons ATG TCGGGGCGCAAGGAGACGGTGCTGGACCTGGCCAAGTTCGTCGACAAGGGCGTCCAGGTCAAGCTCACCGGCGGCAGGCAAG TTACAGGAACTTTGAAGGGCTATGACCAGCTTCTGAACTTGGTGCTTGATGAAGCCATTGAGTTTGAAAGAG AGCAAGATGATCCATTGAAACTATCGGCAAAAACCAGACAGCTTGGTCTCATT GTCTGCAGGGGCACAGCGGTGATGCTTGTATCGCCAACCGAGGGAACAGAGGAGATCAAAAACCCCTTCCAAGAGGCTGATGGGGAACAAACCACTCGCTCGTAA
- the LOC123410023 gene encoding sm-like protein LSM7 isoform X3, with amino-acid sequence MSGRKETVLDLAKFVDKGVQVKLTGGRQVYPNATRADSGICTPPVTGTLKGYDQLLNLVLDEAIEFERGLQGHSGDACIANRGNRGDQKPLPRG; translated from the exons ATG TCGGGGCGCAAGGAGACGGTGCTGGACCTGGCCAAGTTCGTCGACAAGGGCGTCCAGGTCAAGCTCACCGGCGGCAGGCAAG TTTATCCCAATGCGACGCGTGCTGACTCTGGCATTTGTACACCTCCAGTTACAGGAACTTTGAAGGGCTATGACCAGCTTCTGAACTTGGTGCTTGATGAAGCCATTGAGTTTGAAAGAG GTCTGCAGGGGCACAGCGGTGATGCTTGTATCGCCAACCGAGGGAACAGAGGAGATCAAAAACCCCTTCCAAGAGGCTGA
- the LOC123410024 gene encoding protein WIR1A-like gives MGFFAGAARFLVLLQIALFVISAVIISGPVCNGARPGLGGGALDPGSPVCVGGRCAPSGQPYTRPGCGTVYKCPPGAQP, from the exons ATGGGGTTCTTCGCCGGAGCCGCGCGTTTCCTGGTGCTCCTCCAGATCGCTCTCTTCGTCATCTCTGCCGTGATCATCAGCGGCCCCGTCTGCAACGGAGCACGCCCAGGACTCGGTG GTGGTGCTCTGGACCCCGGTAGTCCTGTGTGCGTCGGTGGACGGTGCGCACCATCTGGCCAGCCCTACACTCGCCCTGGGTGCGGCACCGTGTACAAGTGCCCACCAGGTGCTCAGCCCTAG